A genomic region of Chryseobacterium sp. KACC 21268 contains the following coding sequences:
- a CDS encoding phosphoenolpyruvate carboxylase — protein sequence MLNDQKIEKFRQIVENKFQIYNSLFMSLPYDKMTNIGMLLPFLAEESREGYNVGKSPEEIVEEFFQKHTELETEDQKLELLFKIIQYIERQVVLFDSIEDAAFQQLHSETDSGTVMNMYDRANQDHHLAAIRKKMDDFAIKIVFTAHPTQFYPNAVQRIIHDLRDAIINDSVTQIDTLLQQLGKTPFVNKERPTPLDEALSIIYYLRYVYYQSIGELYRKIKQVYGTSNFTPSPDIIQLGFWPGGDRDGNPFVTADITMKVAEELRISILKDYYGHLKIVRRRLSFRGVSDVLKAVSKRIYDSIFQEDARISAAEIIAELDKAEKILKEEHNGLFYDVLDDFRDRVKIFGTHFATLDIRQDSRVHQNVIDDIFKKVVNEDVNSKTNVEKIDILLNSGAILIPEDFEDEMTCETLKSVYNIKTIQENNGERGMHRYIISNSDEVKDVMNVYVMMKLCGYSDEDIHIDIVPLFETMEGLDKSERVMKTLYDHPVYKKHLARRNNKQIIMLGFSDGTKDGGYLKANWQIYTSKEKLTKVSEENGMKVVFFDGRGGPPARGGGKTHDFYASQGKTIANNQIELTIQGQTITSVFGNKDQAKFNFEQLLTAGIENDVFKSVKKDLNDKERQLISELADISYKKYSDLKAHPMFVPYLQEMSTLEYYGRTNIGSRPSKRGAGSELKFEDLRAIPFVGSWAQLKQNVPGFFGFGFALKTLMDAGRFDEIQELYKGSDFFKTLVLNSMMSMNKTYFPLTYYMRNNEKFGEFWNILFAEFSLSKEMMLELTGYKILMQEEPLNRKSVKIREKIVLPLLSIQQYALIKIQKGEGNRESYEKLVMRSLFGNINASRNSA from the coding sequence ATGCTAAACGATCAGAAAATTGAAAAATTCCGGCAGATTGTAGAAAATAAATTCCAAATCTACAATTCTCTCTTTATGAGTCTGCCTTACGATAAAATGACAAATATTGGGATGTTGCTTCCTTTTCTTGCTGAGGAAAGCAGAGAAGGTTACAACGTAGGAAAATCTCCGGAAGAAATTGTGGAAGAGTTTTTCCAGAAACATACCGAACTGGAAACGGAAGATCAAAAACTAGAACTCCTTTTTAAGATCATTCAATACATAGAAAGACAAGTCGTCTTGTTTGACAGTATAGAAGATGCGGCTTTCCAACAACTTCATTCCGAAACTGATTCTGGAACTGTGATGAATATGTACGATCGGGCCAACCAGGATCATCATTTAGCAGCCATTAGGAAAAAAATGGATGATTTTGCAATCAAGATTGTTTTTACCGCGCATCCAACGCAATTCTACCCAAATGCGGTTCAAAGAATTATCCATGATTTGCGGGATGCAATTATTAATGATTCTGTGACGCAGATTGATACGCTGCTTCAGCAGTTGGGCAAAACCCCTTTCGTAAATAAAGAGAGACCAACGCCGCTAGATGAAGCTTTGAGCATCATTTATTATTTAAGATATGTCTATTACCAAAGTATTGGTGAGCTTTACAGAAAGATAAAACAGGTTTACGGAACATCTAATTTTACACCTAGTCCGGACATTATTCAGTTAGGATTTTGGCCAGGTGGTGACAGAGATGGTAATCCTTTCGTGACTGCTGATATCACTATGAAAGTTGCAGAAGAATTAAGGATATCGATTCTGAAAGATTATTACGGACACCTCAAAATTGTAAGAAGAAGATTGAGTTTCCGAGGTGTTTCAGATGTCTTGAAAGCGGTTAGCAAAAGAATATATGATTCTATATTCCAGGAAGATGCGAGGATTTCCGCCGCAGAAATCATTGCTGAGCTTGACAAAGCTGAAAAAATTCTTAAAGAAGAACATAATGGACTTTTCTATGATGTTTTGGATGATTTCAGAGATCGGGTGAAAATCTTCGGGACACATTTTGCGACGTTGGATATTCGTCAAGACAGCAGAGTCCATCAGAATGTGATAGATGATATCTTTAAAAAAGTTGTTAATGAAGATGTTAATTCTAAAACAAATGTTGAGAAGATTGATATTCTGCTAAACTCTGGCGCAATTTTGATTCCCGAGGATTTTGAAGATGAAATGACCTGTGAAACTTTGAAAAGTGTTTATAACATCAAAACCATCCAGGAAAATAATGGTGAACGAGGAATGCACCGTTACATCATTTCGAATTCTGATGAAGTGAAAGATGTGATGAATGTCTATGTGATGATGAAGCTATGTGGTTATTCTGATGAGGATATCCATATCGACATTGTACCATTGTTCGAAACAATGGAAGGCTTGGATAAATCAGAACGTGTGATGAAAACGCTTTATGATCATCCAGTTTACAAAAAACATTTAGCGAGAAGAAATAATAAGCAAATCATCATGCTAGGTTTCTCAGACGGAACCAAAGATGGTGGCTACCTGAAAGCAAACTGGCAAATTTATACATCAAAAGAAAAACTGACGAAAGTCTCTGAGGAAAATGGAATGAAGGTCGTTTTCTTTGATGGTAGAGGTGGGCCGCCAGCAAGAGGAGGTGGCAAAACCCACGATTTTTACGCATCGCAGGGGAAAACAATTGCAAATAACCAAATTGAATTAACAATCCAGGGGCAGACGATTACAAGTGTTTTTGGGAATAAGGATCAGGCAAAATTTAACTTCGAACAATTGTTAACTGCCGGGATTGAGAATGATGTTTTCAAAAGTGTCAAAAAAGATTTGAATGATAAAGAACGTCAACTGATTTCGGAACTGGCTGACATTAGTTATAAAAAATATTCAGATTTGAAGGCGCATCCGATGTTCGTACCATATCTTCAGGAAATGAGTACTTTGGAATATTACGGACGCACGAATATTGGCAGTCGACCAAGCAAAAGAGGCGCAGGATCTGAACTTAAGTTCGAAGATCTGAGAGCAATCCCTTTTGTAGGATCTTGGGCGCAACTGAAGCAGAATGTACCCGGATTTTTCGGATTCGGATTTGCTTTGAAAACCTTGATGGATGCTGGAAGATTTGATGAGATTCAAGAATTGTACAAAGGCTCAGATTTCTTTAAAACTCTGGTGTTGAACTCTATGATGAGTATGAATAAAACATATTTCCCATTGACATATTACATGAGAAATAATGAAAAGTTTGGCGAGTTTTGGAATATTCTTTTTGCAGAATTTTCTTTATCCAAAGAGATGATGCTGGAGTTGACAGGCTACAAAATCCTGATGCAGGAAGAACCTCTGAACCGTAAATCCGTGAAAATCCGTGAAAAGATTGTGCTGCCATTACTAAGCATTCAGCAATACGCATTGATTAAGATTCAGAAAGGTGAAGGCAATCGTGAGAGTTACGAAAAACTTGTAATGAGATCTTTGTTTGGTAATATTAATGCGAGCAGAAATTCGGCCTAA
- a CDS encoding HRDC domain-containing protein — translation MMKVKVFQIRISDQFQKQDEKLVSDFVNGCEIVKVNTELIKDEINYWSVLVFYKEDLNHIKESPGQFTVDHSNKIAQADSYKSGNSKRESIKLEMIEQPSEEELIIYNKLKDWRSDKAREYQLPPYIIFHNTHLMSIARRKPSTLEDLEHVSGIGRSKIDKYGAEIIEVLENA, via the coding sequence ATGATGAAAGTTAAAGTTTTTCAAATTAGAATTTCGGATCAGTTTCAAAAGCAAGATGAGAAACTGGTGAGTGATTTCGTTAATGGTTGCGAGATTGTAAAGGTGAATACAGAATTAATTAAAGATGAAATTAATTACTGGTCGGTTTTAGTTTTTTACAAAGAAGATCTCAATCACATCAAAGAAAGTCCTGGTCAATTTACTGTTGATCATAGTAATAAAATAGCTCAGGCAGATTCTTATAAAAGTGGGAATAGTAAGAGAGAAAGTATCAAACTTGAGATGATAGAACAGCCTTCTGAAGAGGAACTGATTATTTATAATAAACTCAAAGACTGGCGCTCGGACAAGGCCAGGGAATATCAATTGCCTCCCTACATCATTTTTCATAATACTCATCTAATGTCGATCGCTAGGAGAAAACCAAGTACCCTGGAAGATCTGGAGCATGTAAGTGGGATCGGAAGATCAAAAATTGATAAATACGGAGCAGAAATTATTGAAGTTTTGGAAAATGCTTAG
- the ssb gene encoding single-stranded DNA-binding protein yields MSLRNKVTLIGHTGKEVEIFNFENGNKKASVSLATSDYYINANGEKVDETQWHNLVAYGKVVDIMEKYVTKGKEIAIEGKLMYRSYDDKDGTKRFLTEIRIEELLLLGSK; encoded by the coding sequence ATGTCTTTAAGAAACAAAGTGACATTGATTGGTCACACAGGAAAAGAAGTTGAGATTTTCAATTTCGAAAATGGCAACAAAAAAGCGTCCGTAAGTCTCGCTACTTCTGATTATTACATCAATGCTAATGGCGAAAAAGTAGATGAGACGCAGTGGCACAATCTGGTTGCCTATGGAAAAGTGGTGGACATTATGGAAAAATATGTCACCAAAGGAAAAGAAATTGCGATAGAGGGAAAACTAATGTATCGCTCTTACGACGACAAAGATGGAACAAAACGTTTTCTAACCGAAATCAGAATTGAAGAACTTCTTCTTTTAGGATCAAAATAA
- a CDS encoding DUF2116 family Zn-ribbon domain-containing protein encodes MKNTQMENLTCPECGDKIIGRSDKKFCSDACRNAFNNKQNKNSTNYMRNVNNRLRKNYRILSENNFEGKTKVNRLKLQNAGFDFEYITQIVTYKNGSQYCFVYDQGYKILDNDWVLIVKKTE; translated from the coding sequence ATGAAAAACACACAAATGGAAAACCTCACCTGCCCAGAATGTGGCGACAAGATCATCGGCAGATCCGATAAGAAATTCTGTTCCGATGCCTGCCGAAATGCCTTCAACAACAAGCAAAATAAAAACTCAACCAACTACATGCGAAATGTGAACAACAGGCTTCGCAAGAACTACCGCATCCTTTCCGAAAATAATTTTGAAGGAAAAACAAAAGTTAATCGTCTTAAACTACAGAACGCCGGTTTTGATTTTGAATACATCACACAGATTGTGACTTACAAAAACGGCTCACAATACTGTTTCGTTTATGATCAGGGCTACAAAATCCTCGACAACGATTGGGTATTAATTGTAAAAAAGACCGAGTAA
- a CDS encoding MBL fold metallo-hydrolase, which translates to MIFIFPILLIFLAVYIYYLPVFGGEFSGKRLVRMKQSPNYKNGTFQNLSFTPSLAEGFTMRKVLWEFLTDKTENKIPNVQLPTQKINLKEQPITDNFLVWMGHSSYYFQIDGKRFLVDPVFSGNASPIPGTTRAFAGTDIYSADDFPPIDFLIISHDHYDHLDYKTVKSLNPKIDKVICGLGVGSHFEKWGFAEEKIIELDWYEEEELASGFTITSTPARHFSGRRFKRNNTLWSSFVLETPNQKIFLGGDSGYDFHFKEIGEKFGPFDWAILENGQYNEKWRYIHTLPEEFIQVAEDLNAKNVLPVHSGKFSLAQHAWNEPLAKVFENSRGKNFKISTPIIGSKLILDDDSQTFAEWWKS; encoded by the coding sequence ATGATTTTTATTTTTCCAATTCTGCTTATTTTTTTAGCTGTTTATATCTACTATCTCCCCGTTTTTGGCGGCGAATTCTCCGGAAAAAGACTGGTACGGATGAAACAGTCTCCTAACTATAAAAATGGAACTTTTCAAAATCTAAGCTTTACCCCGTCATTAGCAGAAGGTTTTACAATGCGGAAAGTTCTTTGGGAATTTCTGACAGATAAAACGGAAAACAAAATCCCAAACGTACAGTTACCAACTCAAAAAATCAATCTTAAAGAACAGCCAATCACTGATAATTTTTTGGTTTGGATGGGACATTCGTCTTATTATTTTCAGATTGATGGAAAGCGATTTTTGGTAGATCCCGTCTTCAGTGGGAATGCATCACCGATTCCGGGAACTACAAGGGCTTTTGCTGGAACAGATATCTATTCGGCTGATGATTTTCCACCGATCGATTTTCTGATTATTTCCCACGACCATTATGATCATCTGGATTATAAAACAGTGAAGAGCCTTAATCCTAAAATTGATAAAGTCATCTGTGGTTTGGGTGTTGGTTCACATTTTGAAAAATGGGGTTTTGCAGAGGAAAAAATCATCGAGCTCGATTGGTACGAAGAAGAAGAATTGGCTAGCGGATTCACAATCACTTCTACTCCAGCACGTCATTTTTCCGGACGAAGATTCAAAAGAAACAATACGCTCTGGTCTTCCTTTGTCTTAGAAACTCCGAATCAAAAAATCTTCCTCGGTGGTGATAGTGGTTATGATTTTCATTTTAAAGAAATTGGAGAGAAATTCGGTCCATTTGACTGGGCGATTTTGGAAAATGGACAGTACAATGAAAAGTGGCGATACATCCATACGTTGCCGGAAGAATTCATCCAAGTTGCGGAAGATCTCAATGCGAAAAATGTTCTGCCTGTACACTCGGGAAAATTCTCTTTGGCGCAGCACGCCTGGAATGAACCTTTGGCAAAAGTGTTTGAGAACAGCAGAGGAAAAAACTTCAAAATATCAACACCCATTATTGGTTCAAAATTGATTTTGGATGATGATTCCCAGACTTTTGCTGAGTGGTGGAAATCTTAA